A genomic segment from Neobacillus sp. YX16 encodes:
- a CDS encoding GerAB/ArcD/ProY family transporter: protein MSNVKIDGYQLFCLIVLFLFGTTIFLDIGSGAKQDAWILTLISPFTGLILFTIYYQLHKRFPTLPLTEYVRKIWGKFLGSIISYFYIIYFIYIASRVLRDIEEILINSAYYKTSITVVGICMMFTLIYTVNFGFEVFARVACICFLLIGLTLLMINIMYIITDLIHIENLKPILADGWKPIVKAIPLNVTVPYGELITFSMIFPYMNKQTKILKTGMMAVLFAGTYFTLNILLLICVLGTDVLSRSSFPALKAASFIDIARFIQRLDSFVIILVVFLGFIKITMFFFCAVIGMNTLFKIKPSALSNYSVGGIILLTSIMISPSYQSHLDEGLKIVPYLFHIPLQIAIPLLLLITVIIKEKIKKINT from the coding sequence ATGTCTAATGTGAAAATTGATGGATATCAACTTTTCTGCTTAATCGTCCTTTTTTTGTTTGGGACCACCATTTTTTTAGATATTGGCAGTGGAGCAAAACAAGATGCTTGGATTCTAACCCTTATCTCACCTTTTACTGGATTAATTTTATTCACGATATACTATCAACTTCATAAGAGATTTCCTACTCTTCCCCTAACAGAATATGTAAGGAAAATTTGGGGTAAGTTCCTAGGAAGTATCATTAGTTATTTTTATATTATTTATTTTATTTATATAGCATCAAGAGTTTTGCGAGATATTGAAGAAATACTAATTAATTCTGCTTACTACAAAACTTCAATCACGGTTGTTGGTATTTGTATGATGTTTACCTTAATCTACACGGTAAATTTCGGGTTTGAAGTATTTGCAAGAGTAGCATGTATTTGCTTTTTATTGATTGGTCTAACTTTATTAATGATAAATATTATGTATATCATAACGGATCTAATCCATATCGAAAATCTAAAACCAATCCTTGCAGATGGATGGAAACCAATTGTTAAAGCAATACCGTTAAATGTAACCGTTCCTTATGGGGAATTAATTACATTCTCAATGATCTTCCCCTATATGAATAAACAAACAAAAATATTGAAGACGGGAATGATGGCAGTACTATTTGCAGGAACTTATTTTACCTTAAACATTCTTTTATTAATTTGTGTACTAGGAACTGACGTCTTATCAAGATCTTCATTTCCGGCACTTAAAGCAGCCAGTTTTATAGATATTGCAAGATTTATTCAACGCTTAGATTCTTTTGTCATCATTTTAGTTGTGTTCTTAGGATTTATTAAAATAACCATGTTTTTCTTTTGTGCAGTCATTGGAATGAACACACTATTTAAAATAAAACCTAGTGCACTATCCAATTATTCAGTAGGAGGAATCATATTACTAACGTCCATTATGATCTCACCAAGTTACCAAAGTCACTTAGACGAAGGACTAAAAATCGTTCCATACTTGTTTCATATACCTTTACAAATCGCCATCCCTCTTTTACTGTTAATCACTGTCATAATTAAGGAGAAAATAAAAAAAATAAATACTTAA
- a CDS encoding Ger(x)C family spore germination protein: MRKLVALLFILMLIPGCSNYRELNQLGLVIAMGIDVSQDIDNGYRVTFQVINPSQLSPTGVSTGIPVSNYTAEAVTLVDAYRRASNIIPRYNDVTHLSLVVISEELARKGTGLVFDAFERGKQAKSTFPVFIARGTSAENVLGVVEPLESNPTKSVGSTSENNQKIYGISKTTPLHEVIATLSSEGKDLLLPGIKLNKKLTSKNQNDNINNIKPSVIEVSGLAIFKKDKLVSWYDGEMARNANLILSEIDTTSFPLPCKEKNMTLITKRSKGTMKTLLKPIPTLQVNIAINTEISEMNCTKDLTDKKVLTDIEKDLEKEIIRQVQRTIQISQGSGTDVFGFGSTLSKENPRYWKKHKKEWNTIFSKAKVEVNVKASINDSGLVTNPYEPK, translated from the coding sequence ATGAGAAAACTGGTCGCTTTGCTTTTCATCCTCATGTTAATCCCTGGCTGTTCCAATTATAGAGAGTTAAACCAATTAGGCCTTGTCATTGCCATGGGAATAGATGTCTCTCAGGATATTGATAATGGATATCGGGTTACTTTCCAAGTGATTAACCCAAGTCAATTATCTCCTACAGGGGTTTCTACCGGGATACCCGTTTCTAACTATACGGCAGAAGCAGTGACATTAGTAGATGCCTATCGAAGAGCATCAAATATTATTCCGAGATATAACGACGTTACACACCTATCACTGGTCGTCATTAGTGAAGAGCTGGCACGAAAAGGAACAGGTCTGGTATTTGACGCATTTGAACGAGGAAAACAAGCAAAATCTACTTTTCCGGTTTTTATTGCACGAGGAACTTCAGCAGAAAATGTACTGGGGGTAGTTGAACCACTTGAATCAAATCCAACAAAAAGTGTAGGAAGTACCAGTGAAAACAATCAAAAAATTTATGGTATTTCAAAAACTACGCCCTTACATGAAGTCATTGCTACTCTTTCAAGTGAAGGAAAAGACCTGCTATTACCAGGGATTAAACTAAATAAAAAACTAACATCCAAAAACCAAAACGACAATATAAATAATATAAAACCATCTGTTATTGAAGTTAGTGGTTTAGCGATATTTAAAAAAGATAAATTGGTAAGCTGGTATGATGGAGAAATGGCTCGAAACGCCAATTTAATTTTATCAGAAATAGATACTACATCATTTCCTTTACCCTGTAAAGAAAAGAATATGACACTTATTACCAAAAGAAGTAAAGGGACAATGAAAACCCTTTTAAAGCCTATTCCCACTTTACAAGTCAACATAGCAATAAACACTGAAATATCTGAAATGAATTGTACTAAAGATCTAACTGACAAAAAAGTGTTAACAGATATTGAAAAGGATTTAGAAAAAGAAATAATAAGACAAGTACAGCGAACCATTCAAATCTCACAGGGTTCAGGAACTGATGTGTTTGGATTTGGATCCACACTATCAAAAGAAAATCCTCGTTATTGGAAAAAACACAAAAAAGAGTGGAACACCATTTTCAGCAAGGCAAAAGTGGAGGTTAACGTAAAAGCTTCTATAAATGATTCTGGCCTTGTAACGAATCCCTATGAACCTAAATAA
- a CDS encoding spore germination protein codes for MPDQNHYHLIPLSENVEENIKRLEIELGNSDDLSIRRLRVATKNVAILHIEGIVDEQSINENVISPIIQLHKETPSFKTVNDIADKMVQIISVPSIQFILDWSELLDSILAGNTVIFIDDSSKAITLGTKKIQSRSITEPTTQTVIKGPKDSFTENLSTNISLVRSRIQNAKLRLKSTKVGSVTKTDVGIMYIEGIADHNIVMEAMSRINKIKIDSILEANYIEEAIRDNRKTLFPLMQSSERPDVVAANLLEGKIAIIIQGTPFVLILPVILIQFFQSPEDYYENNVFSSFLRLIRIGSFLLNMYASAIYLALITHHQGLIPTTLMVTLMAQRERVPFPAIIELLLMELAFEVLREAGVRMPRAIGPAVSIVGALILGQAAVEAGFVSAAIVIIVATSAINSFTLPNTNIVNTARGLRFLLIFCSAFIGFYGILLLTLCILVHLCSLRSFGVPYVAPFAPFRMGAQKDSLIRFPITSLNMNDTESKKETKIK; via the coding sequence ATGCCTGATCAGAATCACTATCATCTAATTCCACTTAGCGAGAACGTAGAGGAAAACATTAAAAGACTAGAAATTGAACTCGGAAATAGCGATGATTTATCAATCAGAAGACTTAGAGTTGCCACTAAAAATGTAGCAATTTTACATATTGAAGGAATCGTTGATGAACAAAGCATAAATGAAAATGTAATCAGCCCGATTATACAACTTCATAAAGAAACCCCTTCTTTTAAAACAGTGAATGATATAGCTGATAAAATGGTTCAAATTATTTCTGTGCCCTCTATCCAGTTTATCTTAGATTGGTCGGAGCTTTTAGATAGCATTTTGGCAGGAAATACAGTTATTTTTATCGATGATTCTTCAAAAGCAATCACTCTAGGTACTAAAAAAATTCAATCCCGATCGATTACGGAACCGACTACACAAACCGTTATTAAAGGTCCGAAGGATAGCTTTACAGAGAATCTTAGTACAAACATATCATTGGTTCGATCTAGAATTCAAAATGCGAAATTAAGGCTTAAATCAACAAAAGTAGGAAGTGTAACAAAAACAGATGTAGGGATAATGTACATTGAAGGAATTGCAGATCACAACATTGTCATGGAAGCTATGTCAAGGATAAATAAGATTAAGATAGATAGCATCCTTGAAGCAAATTATATAGAAGAAGCAATACGAGACAACAGAAAGACACTCTTTCCTCTTATGCAAAGTTCTGAAAGACCTGACGTAGTTGCTGCGAATTTATTAGAAGGCAAAATTGCTATTATTATCCAAGGAACTCCATTTGTTTTAATTTTACCGGTAATTCTTATTCAGTTTTTTCAATCTCCAGAGGATTACTATGAAAATAATGTTTTCAGTTCTTTTTTGAGATTAATTCGAATTGGCTCTTTCCTATTGAATATGTATGCCTCTGCCATATATTTAGCTTTAATTACGCACCATCAAGGGTTAATCCCTACTACATTAATGGTCACGTTAATGGCACAAAGAGAAAGGGTTCCTTTTCCAGCAATCATTGAATTATTACTGATGGAACTTGCATTTGAAGTTCTAAGAGAAGCTGGAGTTCGGATGCCTAGAGCAATTGGTCCAGCCGTTTCCATTGTTGGAGCACTCATTTTAGGTCAGGCAGCAGTGGAAGCGGGATTTGTTTCTGCTGCCATTGTTATCATTGTAGCCACGTCAGCTATAAATAGCTTTACACTTCCGAATACAAATATTGTTAATACTGCAAGAGGCTTGCGGTTTCTGCTAATTTTTTGTTCTGCTTTTATAGGATTTTATGGGATTTTATTACTTACCTTATGTATTCTAGTACATCTTTGTAGTTTACGATCTTTCGGTGTACCTTATGTTGCTCCTTTTGCACCATTCAGAATGGGCGCTCAAAAAGATAGCTTAATTCGTTTTCCGATTACTTCTTTAAACATGAATGATACAGAGAGTAAAAAAGAAACTAAAATCAAATGA